The stretch of DNA TCATCAGGGCAAGCAGGTAAAGATAAAATTTCTTGAAGAAAGTTTTTCCTTTATCTCTGGTGATGCTAAAATCAGCGGAAGATTTGACCGCGTGGACGAAGAGGACACAGGCGTGGTGATTATTGATTTTAAGACCTCCCGGATAAAAACCCAGAAAGACGCGGATAAAAGGGTTAAAAATAACCTGCAGCTTAAGCTTTACGCGTTAGCATATCAGGCTATATTCGGGGTTTTGCCCAAGACAGTTGAGTTGCATTTTATTGAATCCGGGCTAATCGGCTCATCCGGCATCGCGGATGGCGACTTAGATGAGGTTAAAGAAAAGATAGCGGAAGTTTCACAGGGCATCAGAAACCAGAAGTTTCCGGCAAAGGCCAGCTTTCTTGACTGTTCTTATTGCGCTTACAACCAAATCTGCCCGTTTGCCCGGATGAAAAACTGAATCCGGCAGGCAAAAGATTTTGTGTTGCAATAATAAGGCGTAGTGTTAGAATAGTAACATTCATAAAAAAAGAGGGTATCCTATGAAAATAAGAATTTTGTTTTTGCTTTTGGTTGTGTTTTTGGCTGGTTGCGTAAAATATGAATTCCGCCGCGGGAAAGACCCTTATGACAAGGGTTTTGTAGTTTATCGCGACGGATTCGGTATAGCAGAATATACCCTGGGCAAGAAAAATAGCGTTCCGGATGATATGGCCCTGGCAAAAGAAAGGTTTGCTCGCCGGCATAAGATGGTAGAGGATTATTATAAGAAAATGGGCTATATTAATAGCCGCCAAAAGCAGTTTTTCATAAATTATCCTAAGTTGCTTTTGCAGTTGGTGGCAAGTCCGTTTTGTCTTCCTTTTGCCGCCTATTCGCATTATAAATACGAGCATGACCCTGTGTATCGTGAAAGAATAGATAAGAAAGAACAGCAGCAGGATTCTTTTGAGGAGGCTCGGCTCAAGGAGCTAAAAGATAAATTGGCCTCTTATCTAACCGAAGATTTAAGTAATGAAAAAGATCAGCTTCAGCAACAAGAGGCGCCTAAGGCAGAAGAGGCTGCGCAAAAAGCGGCAGAGCCGGTAAAAGAGGAAGTTGTTGTTAAGACAGGGCCTGTAACAGAAAAAGTTTCTTTGCCAGCGCAGGAGGCTGTAAAAGAAGTTAAGGCCCCGGTAAAAATAGAGCCGGTAAAAAGGCAAGTTGTAACTTCTGGACAGCTGACCGCGGTTATTACTGCCCGTCCGCAAAAAGGCACAGCGCCTCTTACCGTAAAATTCTCTGCCGCCGGCTCGCGCAGTTCTTCCGGCAGGATTACCGGATATGAATGGGATTTTGGCGATGGCGACACCTCAACTAAAAGAGACGCGCTTAATACCTATTATAGCGGCACATACGGCGAAAAAGATTTTACCGCAGTGCTTAAAGTTTATGACGATAAAGGCAATACCGCTACCGCCAGCGTTAAAATTACCGCAATAAACAAATAACCTAAAAATATTAAGATGAACTGGATATCTTGGGCGATATTAACTGCTTGTCTTTGGGGGGTTGTCCCCTTAATGGAAAAGGTGGGGCTAACTAAGACCCAGCCTGTGGCGGGATTATTTTATCGTTGTTTGGGAGTGGTTATTGGTTTTGTTATTTTGAGTTGTTTTATGCTAAAGCCTGAGCAGATAAAATCCGTAGATTGGCGCTCGGCGCTTCTTTTGACAGCCGGAGGATTTATTGCCAGCTTCGCCGCGCAGTTTACATTTTATCACAGCTTAAAAATTGGCGAGATGTCCCGCGTGGTGCCTATTTCAGGAAGTTATCCGCTTATTAGTTTTCTTTTGGGGATTTTTATTTTAGGCGAATCATTCACCCCGGCAAAGTTTACCGGCGTAGTTCTTATTACTTTGGGCATCTGGGTGCTAAAAGCTTTCTAAAAAGGATATAAGATTTTGAAAAAACAAAAATTTGACGCTTACGCTTTGCTTGAGAAGTTAAGAATTCAGAAGCCGGTGGTGCATCATTTGACTAATTGGGTAACTATTTATGATTGCGCCGCTATTGTTAAGGCTATCGGCGGTTCACCGATCATGGCCTATGCCCAAGAAGAATTAGAGCAAATGACCGCGATTGCTTCGAGCCTGGTCTTAAATATCGGTACTATTACCGCGGAAACTTTCTTACAGATGCGTTCAGCATGTGCTTTTGCCAACAAGCGTGGCATCCCAGTAATTCTGGATTGCTGTGGAGCAGGGGCAAGTTTTTTCAGAGATGAGTGCTGCAATATTTTGATTAATAAGTTCCGCGTGGATATTATAAAGGGTAATTCTTCGGAGATTGCGCGAATTGCCGGGGAAAATGTGCGCACCAAAGGCGTTGACGCGGTAGCAGTAAATAAAGATTTAAAGGTGATTGCTAAGAACCTGGCTCGTCGTTTTAATTGCGCGGTAGTTATTACCGGAAAAGAAGATATTATTGCTAATTCCAAAGAAGCAGTGGTTGTGAAAAACGGCCATGCCATGATGGCAAATATCGTTGGCACTGGTTGCATGGCGGCATCGCTTATCGGCGCATTCGCCGCTGTTGAAAAGGATTTAGTTTGCGCAGCAAGTTGCGCCTTAGCCTGTTTTGGGATTGCCGCCGAGTGTGCTGCCAAGAAAACCAAGCTTCCAGGCTCATTCAAAGAAAAGCTTTATGACTGTATTTATGCTTTAGATAAGAAGACAGTCAAGAGGCTGCAAAAAATCTCTCTTCATGGATGAAACCCGATCGTTGGCTTGGGTTTAACCGCCGCCGGCTCCAATAATTGTTTGATTGCCTCAAATATAGCTTTTATAGTTTCATCATGCGCGGAATATTTTCTTTCCAGCGCTTCAACCTTTGCAGACAATTCTTTGTGAGTTAAGAGAATTTCCCTTAATTTGGTAAATGCGCGCATAATAAGAATATTAACTTGTATGGCTCTTTCGCTGTTCAATACGCTTGATAACATAGCCACACCTTGTTCGGTAAAAGCATAGGGTAGGTATTTAATGTGTTTCCCTCTTCTGGAAGCTTGTGGTTTTGTATCGTTTAAGGTCACAATTTGTGACCTTAAAGATTCTGCCTCTTCCCATGATAATTGGAACATAAAATCATCTGGGAAGCGTTTAATGTTTCTTTTTACAGATTGATTCAAAACCTTGGCCGAGACCCCGTAAAGTTTAGCTAAATCCTTATCCAGCATTACTTTTTTATCTCTTAATTCCAATATCTTTGTTGTAATAAGCTCTACCACTTGTGTTTTAGGCATTTTACTACCTCCTTTTGGCTTATTAGACGTAGGAGGAGAGGAAATCTTACAAAAAATAAGGGACGGTTGTTAAACCGTCCCCTTATTTTTAAGTGCGGAGGGAGGCCTGCCCGCCACGTTTTGTGGCGGGGAACTCTATAATTTAGTGCGGAGGGAGGGAGTTGAACCCTCATGTCTTGCGACACTGGCTTCTGAGACCAGCGCGTCTGCCATTCCGCCACCTCCGCTCTACTTCGTTCTAAGATATCTATTAGATGGTAGAACTTCGCAGCAGCTTTGTTGCCGCTACGAAGCCCTACCAGATTATTTACACATATTCGGGCGAAGTAGGGCTTCCGCGAAAAGTAAGATAGTATAACCTATCCGCAAGTAGCTGTCAATCCCGGAAAAAGGTTGTCAGAGGTGGCTTTTCTGCTATAATATAATCCCCCGCACAGTATAACAATATTATTATTATCCCGACGCCCAAAATGTAAGTAAAGTAAGCGTGTCGGGGGTCGGGATTTCGCCCTAAAGGGCTCAAGGAGTAGGATCATGTTTTTTGAGGCTTTTAAGATTACCGGTACTGCGGTGGCGCAGACATTCTTACTTGCCGCAATAGGTTATTTTTTGGTCAGGCGCAACCTTCTGGGGGATGCTTGTTTAAATACCATAAGCGGTTTAGTGATTGATGTTACTTTACCACTTATGATTTTCACTAAACTCTTGAGCCAGTTTAGTTTTAGCGCCTATCCACATTGGTGGGTATTTCCGCTTTTCAGTATAGCCATCACCGGTTTTGGGCTTTTTTGCGCTAAGGGTTGTTTAGGCTGGGTAAAAGACCCGCAGGCCAAACAGCAGTTCTTAAGTTTGGTGGGTTTTCAGAATTCCGGATATCTGCCTTTGTCGCTTGTGGCTGCGATGTTGTCCCCGGCTAAAGCAGGGGAAATGTTCATTTATATATTTTTGTTTCTTTTGGGATTTAATCTGGCGATGTTTTCTCTGGGAATTTATATCATTTCCACAGCGCACAACAAAAAATTTGAAGCCAAAAGCCTTTTTAATCCCCCGGTAATCGCGACTTTAGTTAGCCTGGCCCTAATTGCTTTAGGCTGGGGCAAGGCGATTCCCGGGTTTGTCTTGAAGCCTATTGAGATGATGGGGGATTGCACCCTGCCGCTAGCTTTACTTGTAGTCGGGGGCAATATCGCCCAGATAAAATTAAAGAATACAAATATAAAAGAAATCGCGTTAATGTCTTTTATAAAACTAGTTTTAATGCCGGCATTGGGGATGGCTTTTGTTTTGAGGCTTAATCTTACGCCGTTAGTCGGGTTATTGATAATATTACAGCTTACAATGCCGCCGGCAACGACCTTGTCGCTTTTAGTGCGTCGTTACGGTAAGGATGACCTTTTG from Candidatus Omnitrophota bacterium encodes:
- a CDS encoding PKD domain-containing protein; its protein translation is MKIRILFLLLVVFLAGCVKYEFRRGKDPYDKGFVVYRDGFGIAEYTLGKKNSVPDDMALAKERFARRHKMVEDYYKKMGYINSRQKQFFINYPKLLLQLVASPFCLPFAAYSHYKYEHDPVYRERIDKKEQQQDSFEEARLKELKDKLASYLTEDLSNEKDQLQQQEAPKAEEAAQKAAEPVKEEVVVKTGPVTEKVSLPAQEAVKEVKAPVKIEPVKRQVVTSGQLTAVITARPQKGTAPLTVKFSAAGSRSSSGRITGYEWDFGDGDTSTKRDALNTYYSGTYGEKDFTAVLKVYDDKGNTATASVKITAINK
- a CDS encoding EamA family transporter, with the protein product MNWISWAILTACLWGVVPLMEKVGLTKTQPVAGLFYRCLGVVIGFVILSCFMLKPEQIKSVDWRSALLLTAGGFIASFAAQFTFYHSLKIGEMSRVVPISGSYPLISFLLGIFILGESFTPAKFTGVVLITLGIWVLKAF
- the thiM gene encoding hydroxyethylthiazole kinase, whose protein sequence is MKKQKFDAYALLEKLRIQKPVVHHLTNWVTIYDCAAIVKAIGGSPIMAYAQEELEQMTAIASSLVLNIGTITAETFLQMRSACAFANKRGIPVILDCCGAGASFFRDECCNILINKFRVDIIKGNSSEIARIAGENVRTKGVDAVAVNKDLKVIAKNLARRFNCAVVITGKEDIIANSKEAVVVKNGHAMMANIVGTGCMAASLIGAFAAVEKDLVCAASCALACFGIAAECAAKKTKLPGSFKEKLYDCIYALDKKTVKRLQKISLHG
- a CDS encoding ORF6N domain-containing protein, which gives rise to MPKTQVVELITTKILELRDKKVMLDKDLAKLYGVSAKVLNQSVKRNIKRFPDDFMFQLSWEEAESLRSQIVTLNDTKPQASRRGKHIKYLPYAFTEQGVAMLSSVLNSERAIQVNILIMRAFTKLREILLTHKELSAKVEALERKYSAHDETIKAIFEAIKQLLEPAAVKPKPTIGFHP
- a CDS encoding AEC family transporter, producing the protein MFFEAFKITGTAVAQTFLLAAIGYFLVRRNLLGDACLNTISGLVIDVTLPLMIFTKLLSQFSFSAYPHWWVFPLFSIAITGFGLFCAKGCLGWVKDPQAKQQFLSLVGFQNSGYLPLSLVAAMLSPAKAGEMFIYIFLFLLGFNLAMFSLGIYIISTAHNKKFEAKSLFNPPVIATLVSLALIALGWGKAIPGFVLKPIEMMGDCTLPLALLVVGGNIAQIKLKNTNIKEIALMSFIKLVLMPALGMAFVLRLNLTPLVGLLIILQLTMPPATTLSLLVRRYGKDDLLVSQGIFYAHIISIITIPLFTSLYFVLVPR